Proteins from a single region of Choloepus didactylus isolate mChoDid1 chromosome 10, mChoDid1.pri, whole genome shotgun sequence:
- the LOC119505179 gene encoding olfactory receptor 12-like, whose protein sequence is MANFTPVSEFVLLGFTGDPKMQTMLFLILLILYIIAVIGNFGMIIIISADAHLHTPMYTFLQNLSFLDICYSSTIAPRALINCLKEDHTVSFSGCATQFFFLSLFGTTEAFLLASMAYDRFIAICKPLLYSMSMPHKVCVLLVLGSYLWGVVNAITQTTMTFNLSFCGSNEINDFFCDVPPLLSLSCSDTFINQLVLLGFCGCIISSTFLIVLVSYIYIISTILRIHNMQGCQKAFSTCASHLTGVCLFFGTVFFMYAQPGAISSMEQSKVVSIFYTIVIPMLNPLIYSLRNKDVKQALWRSKQRISF, encoded by the coding sequence ATGGCAAATTTTACACCTGTCTCAGAGTTTGTTCTACTTGGATTCACAGGGGATCCAAAGATGCAGACAATGCTATTTCTGATTCTGTTAATCCTGTACATCATAGCTGTGATTGGGAACTTTGGCATGATCATAATTATTAGTGCTGATGCCCACCTCCACACTCCCATGTATACCTTCCTCCAAAACCTTTCCTTCTTGGACATCTGCTATTCTTCCACAATTGCACCCAGGGCTCTGATTAACTGTCTGAAAGAAGACCACACAGTTTCCTTTAGTGGGTGTGCTACTCAGTTCTTCTTCCTGTCTCTTTTTGGTACCACAGAGGCTTTCCTTCTGGCTTCTatggcctatgaccgcttcaTTGCCATATGTAAACCTCTTCTATACTCCATGAGCATGCCTCACAAAGTCTGTGTACTCTTAGTGTTGGGGTCCTACCTGTGGGGTGTAGTGAATGCCATCACTCAAACAACAATGACTTTTAATTTGTCCTTCTGTGGCTCAAATGAGatcaatgattttttttgtgATGTTCCCCCTCTCTTGTCCCTCTCATGTTCAGATACCTTTATAAACCAATTGGTTCTTCTTGGTTTTTGTGGCTGTATTATTAGTAGCACATTCTTGATTGTCTTGGTCTCATATATCTACATCATCTCAACAATCCTGAGGATTCATAACATGCAGGGATGCCAGAAAGCTTTCTCCACATGTGCCTCCCACCTTACTGGGGTGTGCTTGTTCTTTGGTACAGTTTTCTTCATGTATGCACAGCCTGGGGCCATCTCCTCCATGGAGCAAAGCAAAGTAGTGTCCATATTTTACACTATTGTCATCCCCATGTTGAATCCACTTATATACAGCCTGAGGAACAAAGATGTCAAGCAAGCTCTGTGGAGAAGCAAGCAGAGGATCTCTTTCTGA